tTGCCATCAAATGTGTTAAACGCGTTTACTTTTATTCTTCAACATGCTGGAGTCAATTGAAGCACTTCAATGATATATATTTGTATGCCTTTTCTGCGAGTGAAGGTTGATCTGCTGAGGAACAAGTTCGGGTTTGATGAGGCTTTCAATTATAAAGAAGAACCTAACTTGGATGCTGCCTTAAAAAGGTCAATCCTATATATCTGTGTAATATGTTTTAACTTTTGATCAGAATCAGAACTTTATGAATGGTGATAAGGGGCATTTTTGTTTCTAATTTTAATCTGCTGAAGCCATACTGAGTTTTTCATGTGCCAACGATACAACCCCTTTTCTGAAAGGCTTTAACATCAATAACAAAACTTAAGATCTAATCCCCAATCTttcgaaagagagagaagattaGAAAATGAAAGGTTCTTGAGTATGTGACGTTGATTTTCCACTTCCTATATATTGCTTAAACATTGGGCTAAACATGTACATTGGGAATGTGTAATTTACGTAACAGGTACTTTCCTGAAGGCATCGATATATACTTTGAAAATGTTGGGGGAAAGATGCTCGATGCAGTCCTACTAAACATGAGGACGAATGGCCGAATCGCAGTTTGTGGGATGATCTCGCAGTACAACCTTGAGCAGAAAGAAGGCGTGCATAATTTAACGTCAATGATCTCTAAACAGCTCCGTATGCAAGGTTTCGTGGCTTCTAGTTTCTATCATCTCTACGGGAAGTTTCTTGAAACTGTACTACCATTCATAAAAGAAGGGAAGATAACATACGTGGAAGATGTAGTTGAAGGCATTGAGAGCGCTCCGGCAGCTCTGATAGGGCTCTTTGCCGGCCGCAATGTCGGAAAGCAGGTGGTTTTAGTTTCCAGGGATTGACTTCATCACTCACAGACGCCCAATAGTCCCTGTAGGCGTCTGTGTGACTAGTAAATTACAACTTGTACGACGTGGTTTTTGTAAAAGCGTGTTCTagttatttaataaataattgtgTTGAGGGGAGCTGTTTTGTTCTCTTAATAAATGTTCTCTGATTAAGCTTATTAGCATGATCACGTGTTAATTCCAAGCTCAAGTAAAATTTCTGGATTGTTAAatcaaccatttttttttaactaaatcCATCCAATATTACAAGGGAAGAGATTCTTTCAAAAATCAGAGCATCAATAATTGAAAAAGCTTTACCTGGAGACTTAGATGTACATTGGAACCAAGATGGTCTCAATACCACCTGGAGTCTGGAAAATATACAATCTGAATGTCTTCCAAGGACCCTTCATTGTTTAGTACGAGTCTCTTTTGTGTCTACTTACTACATCAATAACGTCTGCTAGGCATATTTTGACAGGTCGCATTGACAACACTTAACAAATTCTATCAATCACTAAACAGTTTTACTTACGATAACGAACCCACCAAGTGTTTGTTAAAATGCATCAGTGAATTCGCGCTcatttctatataaaaaaaacttgtaTTTTAACACTGAAATCCTCCGAGATCTTTCTAAATCCGCCGCTGAATAGAGggtcaatatatataattttggtaAAAAAGCCAGACAAAAACAGCAGTCTAAAACTCCAGTACTTGAGTTCAAATCACGTGTTACTCAAGTAGAGAGAGGCCACGTAAGATTTTAGTTACAGAAGATTTTGaacatcaaacaaaaaaaatatatagaaatATTGAACGAGTAAAAGGTGAGAAGGATTTACACGTTTTAGGCGAATCATGAGGTTTGCCTTTATTTATGGACACGACGACATTGCTAGCCCATGCATCGAACTAGAACAAACAATCGCACGTGTGTCCACACCACTACCACTCACGAAAAcccctcttcttctctcttggACTTCTTCTATTTGCCCTGCATTCTTCGCATCTGGATTTCCTAATTCTAATCTTGCAAAACTGAACGCAGAGAAGAAGTTACTAACACGGAGACGAGGCTGCAATGGCGAATGATGTCGAAGCGGAGGGCGTGGAGGAAGTAAGCAACAAGCAGGTGTTACTTCAGGAGCATCTCATGAGCGGGAATCCAAGGGACTCCAACATGTGCGTGAGCACCAGCAAGATCAAGCTCAAGCTCCCTCGGGGATTCACCGGCGTTCTACTCAAGAATCTCTACCTCTCGTGCGACCCTTACATGGCTGCACGCATGAAGAAGCTCGACGCTTCCTCCTCCTACGCCCTCGACATGTACAGACCTGGTCAGCCTATAAGCGGATACGGAGTGTCTAAGGTTTTGGATTCCGGCCATCCCAAATTCGCCAAAGGCGACTTGGTTTGGGGGTTTACCGGCTGGGAAGAATATAGTGTCATCACGGCCACGGAATCTTTGATAAAAATTCAGCACACTGATGTCCCCCTCTCTTACTATACTGGAATTCTTGGTAACTCGTTAGCGCTTGAGCGATCCTGTATATTCGTATACATATACTTATCCTCTTGATTGAATCTCTTCACTTTCTTATTACGCAGGCATGAATGGTATGACTGCTTACGCCGGTTTCTATGAGGTTTGTTCACCTAAGCCGGGGGAGAAAGTCTTCGTTTCAGCCGCAGCTGGAGCGATTGGCCAGCTTGTTGGCCAGTTTGCCAAATTGTCGGGTTGCTATGTTGTTGGAACTGCTGGAAGCAAAAAAAAGGTAACTTAAAATTAACTGCATATGCTAATTGCGAGCCTCAATCAAAACCACTTCTCATTTTCATTAGCTTTGAAGAGATCTCCttacaatattatttacactataTAAGGTCGATCTGCTAAAGAACAAGTTTGGATTCGACGAAGCTTTCAACTATAAGGAAGAGACCGACTTGGTTGCAGCTCTGAAAAGGTTGGTATAGTAACTGAGATCAACTTCAAGAGCATTCACCCCTGCACCCGACGTCATGAGTTTGATTTCCCCATCCCCAAATATTCATTCAAAGAAAAGTATACGACGAGATGTGGGTGTATGATGCAGGTACTTTCCGGAAGGCATTGACATATACTTTGAGAGTGTTGGGGGAAAGATGCTGGATGCAGTGCTACTAAACATGAGATTCAAAGGGCGGATCGCAGCTTGTGGAATGATCTCACAGTTCGACGGTAGCCAGACTGCAGGTGTACAGAATTTGATGTACATGATCGGGAATCGGGTGCGCATGGAAGGGTTCATAGTGGCGGATCACTTTCACCTTTATCCGAAGTTCCTAGACCTGGTCATATCCTACATCAAACAAGGTAAATTGACTTATGTGGAAGACATTGCTGAAGGCCTTGACAACGCTCCTAAAGCCCTCGTCGGCCTCTTCTCCGGCCGCAATATCGGAAAGCAACTTGTCTTAGTTTCCAAGGAGTGACTATTATCATTCATTCCTTTCTACTCAATCAAAATATTCATAAATGTAGTACTCTACCAATATATAATCTTACACAACCTTTTATCATTCAATTATATAGACTATACGACCAAATACTCGTTCGTTACCAAATAGTTCGGAGGTTTTGGTCTAACGGCCAAAAACATTGGAGTGCAAGATACCCCGGAGCATAATAGAAAATCCCGGAATCACATAATAACAAAATTATATGACATCTAATGCTTAATATACTCCCTTTAAACACTACATTGTTCTGCTCCATCTCtgaattcaaaagaaaataaaagaaaagaaaagagaaaggagaAGTTGGTGTGGGCAAAAACGAGCAAACAAAGAGAAAAGAGGATAAGCAATACAAACTTTCCAACTTCCAGTAtatatgatcaaaatttgaGTACAGAAAGACACGCATTACAGATCAGCTATACTAGTGTGATGTTCCGAACACTTGCATTGTTCTGTTTCAGCAAACACAGATTTTATCTTCtactaatgaaaataaataagttCCATGGattgaaaaaaaacacaaacaaatacCCAAGCGGAAGGTGATCTGCAATAAAAAGTGTAAGCACAGAAGTTGAAGTTGTACTAGTCAGTCTGAATGCGCCCTTCAACTTGGAGTCTGCCATCGACTCATATGTACGTACAAGATTGCGCACCTTGCACACATTTACAAGTGCTCTCATTCAAGTTTCCCAAATCATTTTCAACCAGCCAGTGCCAACTACAGAGGAAAAGAATATCCACGGAGGTATTTCGAATCCACACCCGACTCACGCACCAGTGCAATTCTTCCAGTACGCGCCACCTGCCAAATCCATAAAGAATTGTTGATATCTTGAAGCAATAATGACACCCAAAAAATCTATAGGGAAAATAAGTTTGTGATTGCTTAAGGAGTCAGCTCATAAACTATAGCCAAGACAAATTATGCCGCGTCCACAGAACTAAGCCAAGACTCATGATGCAAGCTGCCcttatcaaaattttcaagactTGACTAAAGATTGCAGGACAAACCTCACAAATTCCATAGGGCTCTAACAACCTCTGCAATGCAACCATCTTGTCCAGGTCTCCTGTTAGCTGGACAAAAGCAAATCAAGTAATTTGATCAGTGCCAAGTTACCAACAGCGAGATCTGTCCTCCAACAACATAAAATCGCCCCTTAGCATCCATCATCACCCACATACATCATCTTGAGGTAATTTATAGTGTGTCTATTCACGTCGGGTCATAGCAACTGAGGTttttacctatatatatatatatatatatatatatatatatatatatatatatatatatatatatatatataatatatgaaaAGGGAATATTCACCTCAAGGGTTATTGTGTGATCAGAAACGTCAACAGCCTTGGCCCTAAAAATGTTGCCAATATCAAGCACATCTCTTCGAGCAGCAGCATTCGCAGCAATTTTTATCAACATCAATTCCCGCTCGGCAAATGGCAAATTGGTAAGATCTTGAACCTGAACAAGTCAAAAGTTATAAATTTTGTTATTCACATCAAGGCCACCATTCTTAACTTAAACATAAGAAAGACTATTAGTGTTACGGATACTGAAATTATGGGGAaaaaaggtccaaaactattcTGACAGAAGTAAAGGGTGCAAAGAAGTTATGAAGCCAAGGCGATGAGCCATCTCAGTGCTGGACTTCTGGGTTTGGACCATCTCCTCCCAATTAAATCTTattctctttctttccctccATCATATCTGAGAGTGACTTAGTTGTGGAGACAACAACAGACTGATGATTTTTCATGCTCCCGGGCTATTCAACCAGCATTTATAAATAACAATGATTGTGAAAGAAGGGGTGACTATAATCAGGCAATTTAGTCAAAAATGTGAATTCAAGACTCAGAATATGTGTTGCAGTACAGACAAATCATGCATAGACTATAATCGCATTAACCAGATGGCATTAAATTTATTCGTTGCATTAATCACAACAGATGAGAACCAACATATTTTCTTTAACTTGTCGAGAAAAATGCCTTCTTTGGAATAGTTAACATTCTTACATCATGAACATCGACAAGCTTATAAAGCTGCTGCACCAACTTGCTAATGGATTCATCTGTACCAGGAACAACAGTAGTAATGCGAGATAGCCCCTCAGCTTCTGCACGGCCAACAGCTAAGCTCTGGTAGCAATAAATCAGCCCATTTAAAAAGAAGCCTAAAATTTTCTGCCTGAGTAGAAGACAGAGAGGAGGGAATAACCGCAGAGAAAATATACCTGAATGTTATAACCCCTTCGGGCAAAAACGCCAGTAATAATGTAGAGAACCCCAGGAATGTCATTCACGAGCATGGATAAAGTGTGTGATCGAAGTCCATTAGTCTGAAATGCGTAGCTCAAAGAAAAATAGTCAACAAAACTCAGTAGGGTTTTGAATGAGATAGAAACTGAAAGAGATAGAAACTGAGTGTTTTgatgttttctcaaaaaaaactCAGTGATTGTGATAGGGTATGAGTTGCACCCCATTGAAAGAGatacaaaattgaaaaatttaCCATTTAGCGATCATATGATTTACTTACATCTTCGTCATCGAGAACACCCCAGTGAGCATCAAGAACTTGATTGACAGTAAAGGTATCAGACGGCTCCACAGGATAAACATCACCCTTCGTGAACAAATGTATATGTATTAATTGAAAAGTCAATGATGATTTGCAGttacatacaaaaataataGAATCACTGTTTCAAGATTAAAAAGAAGGGAAAGATTGCATTCAATGACTGTTATTTTTCATGAGATTTAAATTTAGCAACAGCTAATGAACAGATAATATAGCTACATCAAAAGTTTCATAATGACTCTTGTATTATGAAAGGCCTTATGATTAGAATGGAATTATATGTATATcggaacaaataaataatatcgaATCAAGTAATCAAAAAGCGCATAATAATTCCCATTTTCTCCAGAAAAAAGGGTCAACCTCATACGTAATCTCATCAAATTGTAAGAAGCATGGGAGACAAAAAAACAGAGTACAGCAGATGCATTTGGTGAGGACTAATCAAACCAAAGCTGAGGAAGAAAATACCCCAGAAGACACATCAGATACAGCATTAACTAGTCCGTTTTCAACCCCCACAAGAGCATCAACAGGAACTGTTCTCTCAAGGTCAGGATATGAAGCTGCTGAATATCGCCAAAATGGAGCGGATGCACCCAACTTTTCCCTCCTCAAGGCAATCTACAGGCAagaacaacaaaatatattgatGCATGACACATCACTAAAAACTGCTGAATGAGATCCTaggtgaagaagaaaagagaatttCAATGATTCTATCAAATTGGCACCTTTCCGGTTCTGGCAATTTCTCTGATCCCAAACTTGCTTAAATTTCTTTGCAGAGCAACCATCTTCCCAGGATCTCCTGTCACCTatatcataaaaataataatataaaaaaaagtaaattggTTTTGGGACTTGAGTAAAAGTCAAACTTTACATCAATGTACAGATGCTCGGTCTTATAAATAATGGAGGAAGTATGAATATTCACTTGGTCTCAACAAAAGGCCTGCATGACATCTGCACTGATCGTGTACCAATCATTACCTCAATGGTTACTGAGTGTTCCGAGATATCCACAATCTTTGCTCTAAAGATATTCACTAACCACTTGATCTggtaaatataaacaaaaacagaaaatcgTAAACAAACACATTTCAAAACCTTGAGCAATTCTAGCTATGTCTAATACCAGGGATGATTCTATAACTACCTCGGCATGATAGCTAGGATCGGCATTTACTTTTATAAGCATTAGTTCACGCTCCACCTGAGGCTCAATTGAGAGATCTTCAACCTACCCGCCACGTtataataaacaaacaaacaagcaagcaaacaaacaaactgaaaaatcagtaaacaaaataatttacaaATGTATTCAATACTTTAACACATAATGCAGCACAAGTGACCAGGAGTTCATAAAAATCCTAAATATTAGCTCAAATAATGCTGCAGGTCACACTTTACCTAGAGTAATTAACATTTTAATACATTAATTAATCAGAAATTTGTATTAGATTAGAAGCTAAACCTTCATAACATTGACGAGCTTGTTAAGCTGCTCGATCACGAGGCGTAAGACCGTTTCGGTTCCGGAGACGACGATGGTGAAGAGAGCTTTGTCCTTGTTCAGACCAACAGCCAGGGACTCGATGTTGTATCCCCTCCTAGCAAACACCCCTGCTATCCGATTTATCATTCCACTTTCGTCCCCAACGAACACCGAAATCGTGTGCCTTCTTACCCTGATTTATCAATCAATAATCGCTAATTAAATTGATTAATCTTTTTAACGAAACACACAAATTTACATCTATACATAACGCGTGCATACTTGGAGCGGGTGGTCGAAGGAGGAGAGCCGTTGGAAGAGAAGGCGCTGTCGGCGATATTCTGGTCGAAGCTTCTAGCGGAGACTGCGAGTTGCTTGTGGCGGTCATGGCTATGGATTATTGATCTCGAAGCTGAACTCGTCAGAGGAAACAATAGAGTTTCGGAGAACCCGAGGGATTGGAGGTGCTCCGAGGAGAAGGACCAAGAGAAGTTCGGAGTGCGAACTGAAGCTGAAGAAATGGTCGCCATTGGagtggaagagagagagagagaggctgcTAGTGTAACTTAAGACTTGCCAATTACGAATGGGAACACGACGCTATTCAAGCAGAGCATTAATCGATTGATGATAACACCCTTGGGATTGGTCATGTCAGCTTTTTCAGTATCTTCGTTGGTCCCACTGGATGAGGATCCGAGCTCTCTGTGAGGGGATTGGATCCCCCCGAATCCCTTTTATCCCGTCTGATTTGCGGTTGAACGGACGGGATTAATGCATCCGGAGGATCTGATAgaaggatccgaagaggatcttgttctctttgtgaggatagCAATTGAATGTATATTGTGATCaattttcgttaagtactatatatgtttaattttaaataaaattttaaaataatttataatcatACAATTTACgataaacaattaaaatatgaaGATAATTAAGATTCTTATAATTTGAATCTGAACCCAAATCCGGTCCCACTCAAATTCTTGGCCTGACTGGGGAATGACGTGGTCCGATCGGGAGAATgagtattttttaaaataaaattaaaaaattagggtttaagtCAGAATTTGGGCCTAGTCCAttaaatttagattttttttttttttgcatgtgaTATGAATCATATGATTAGTCCTCTATAACTACTGGTTAGAAATCTCtgttataattataattgtttGTAGTTAGTTCATTCTTCGATTTATTCGTGTTTATTATTCTCTATATATTCATATGCATATTATGATTTTCAACTAATAAGACATGTCAAGTGTAATTAAAAAAACACCAATTTTTCTCCATTATAAATTCATCGAGAATACAAGGACTAAACATATTAAGTTTTTATACTATA
This is a stretch of genomic DNA from Malus domestica chromosome 02, GDT2T_hap1. It encodes these proteins:
- the LOC103417939 gene encoding acetolactate synthase small subunit 1, chloroplastic-like, producing MATISSASVRTPNFSWSFSSEHLQSLGFSETLLFPLTSSASRSIIHSHDRHKQLAVSARSFDQNIADSAFSSNGSPPSTTRSKVRRHTISVFVGDESGMINRIAGVFARRGYNIESLAVGLNKDKALFTIVVSGTETVLRLVIEQLNKLVNVMKVEDLSIEPQVERELMLIKVNADPSYHAEIKWLVNIFRAKIVDISEHSVTIEVTGDPGKMVALQRNLSKFGIREIARTGKIALRREKLGASAPFWRYSAASYPDLERTVPVDALVGVENGLVNAVSDVSSGGDVYPVEPSDTFTVNQVLDAHWGVLDDEDTNGLRSHTLSMLVNDIPGVLYIITGVFARRGYNIQSLAVGRAEAEGLSRITTVVPGTDESISKLVQQLYKLVDVHDVQDLTNLPFAERELMLIKIAANAAARRDVLDIGNIFRAKAVDVSDHTITLELTGDLDKMVALQRLLEPYGICEVARTGRIALVRESGVDSKYLRGYSFPL
- the LOC103406679 gene encoding 2-alkenal reductase (NADP(+)-dependent)-like produces the protein MANDVEAEGVEEVSNKQVLLQEHLMSGNPRDSNMCVSTSKIKLKLPRGFTGVLLKNLYLSCDPYMAARMKKLDASSSYALDMYRPGQPISGYGVSKVLDSGHPKFAKGDLVWGFTGWEEYSVITATESLIKIQHTDVPLSYYTGILGMNGMTAYAGFYEVCSPKPGEKVFVSAAAGAIGQLVGQFAKLSGCYVVGTAGSKKKVDLLKNKFGFDEAFNYKEETDLVAALKRYFPEGIDIYFESVGGKMLDAVLLNMRFKGRIAACGMISQFDGSQTAGVQNLMYMIGNRVRMEGFIVADHFHLYPKFLDLVISYIKQGKLTYVEDIAEGLDNAPKALVGLFSGRNIGKQLVLVSKE